DNA from Candidatus Effluviviaceae Genus V sp.:
TTCTTGCGTTCATAGGAACGCTCGCGCTTGCGAAGTACCTGGAGGGGAGGGGATTCGATGAGTAGCCAGAGCATCGCGGCGGTCATTCTCATATCCGTCGGCGTGTTCTTCGACCTCGTCGGCGCGCTCGGGCTTCTCAGGCTCCCGGATGTCTACAACAGGCTCCAGGCGGCGACCAAGTGCGTGACGCTGGGAAC
Protein-coding regions in this window:
- a CDS encoding Na+/H+ antiporter subunit G, encoding MSSQSIAAVILISVGVFFDLVGALGLLRLPDVYNRLQAATKCVTLGT